In the Harmonia axyridis chromosome 3, icHarAxyr1.1, whole genome shotgun sequence genome, one interval contains:
- the LOC123677022 gene encoding gamma-tubulin complex component 5-like yields the protein MNTAINKEVRNLIGHILGGKDNLEIINTKEKHMISRLKRGDTMSFVNKREMDLAIEKMAEKYEFHGFAPQAEYLRKIYNKYMSKISKQDLHSALNTLRFLLYMSESPTTKFMENPEDYCIVQEEDEKEVMNWGEYLLEGIELYTPEQFDDSSEVSSEFETPEEDLSEAQIVEFEPILESTSNGVLRMNYDVNQELMSTIQHTWYNNEYYTEKPASKREEANIGILWEEYLEKETHGLLGLDKISFISEYKVIREVLWQMFGTHNSFVFYFKGNELNIRNNISIGSARNVTFNSFLKQFLEYIELLEFFRNFISSTKDSCQTYVCYGVAIRKNILDPIYKKLIDIEDIVRKQDETYTLLKLANELSPIFKPLVTLKSLHDQIILPMELHSALYYSTSLLCNLHSSLRQSSSKLENDIKLTMYLESLYKYFTLIDSWLCKNDFFDSDGEFILIQTSSTQTLEYRTSPLLSARIIYEINEPINEEFKKDGIIKIICSKVLHIANNIRLLFHLRKFDFYNRYTETLHQELIRRFLIELCKFFKYKDNDILKNLSGNDETQGPRMLTLKHPIISANKCKTVTDMDKLENLVDTNNGFLMKAFKDFFFVNKENVECKPKIMTLFERISKITKGLFPLRNTIEKIFLDILKERYSVCGLMVKNTLVEDHHLDKLFEFLRALFLFSDGSIFPFFQQFFKEMEYLSKNPWRYMRLSSNLKDLISEKYPLISSNCEVTLQSSSELCEDPLDICNHLNIMVSLKWPLSVVVAEEEIKVYNSIFHFLIKLKWALHTLNGLALKDIFGGVSKNCSNRVKTIMRKLYVLRFRLLQLLNFIHNYILCFCLMKCLKQFELDFEKSNDLDSVIKSHCDFVEEVEKMVVILNDKKNEYNFNSVLHCVKILKMLWNDLEMALDRQIIYSTHILCEKCKTNIESKVNREYLLNY from the exons ATGAATACAGCAATAAATAAAGAAGTAAGGAATTTGATAGGACATATTTTAGGGGGCAAG gataatcttgaaataataaataccaAAGAAAAGCACATGATTTCAAGACTGAAAAGAGGAGACACTATGTCTTTTGTGAACAAAAGAGAAATGGATTTAGCAATAGAAAAAATGGCTGAAAAGTATGAATTCCATGGTTTTGCACCACAAGCCGAATATTTAAGGAAAATATATAATAAGTACATGAGTAAGATATCTAAACAGGACCTTCATTCAGCTCTGAACACTCTTCGATTTCTCTTGTACATGTCTGAAAGTCCAACAACTAAATTCATGGAAAATCCAGAAGATTACTGCATCGTTCAAGAAGAAGATGAAAAAGAAGTTATGAATTGGGGAGAATATCTTCTTGAAGGTATAGAATTATATACTCCAGAGCAATTTGATGACTCAAGT GAGGTTTCAAGTGAGTTTGAAACTCCAGAAGAAGATCTCAGCGAGGCTCAAATTGTAGAATTTGAACCCATTTTAGAATCAACTTCTAATGGTGTATTAAGAATGAATTATGATGTAAATCAAGAGCTTATGTCTACTATACAGCATACCTGGTATAATAATGAGTATTACACAGAAAAACCAGCTAGTAAAAGAGAAGAAGCTAACATAGGAATTTTGTG ggaggaatatttggaaaaagaaaCACATGGACTCCTTGGATTAGATAAAATAAGTTTTATTTCTGAATACAAGGTTATAAGAGAAGTATTATGGCAAATGTTTGGAACACATAATTCCTTTGTATTTTACTTCAAAGGAAATGAATTGAACATTagaaataatatatctataggTAGTGCGCGAAAT GTTACCTTCAACTCATTTCTCAAACAATTTCTGGAATATATAGAACTCCTTGAATTCTTCAGAAACTTCATAAGTTCCACAAAAGATTCATGCCAAACATATGTTTGTTATGGTGTAgccattaggaaaaatattcttGACCCTatttataagaaattaattgacaTAGAAGATATTGTTAGGAAACAAG atGAAACTTACACTCTACTAAAACTTGCAAATGAACTATCTCCAATATTCAAACCACTTGTAACCTTGAAAAGTCTACATGATCAAATAATACTACCAATGGAATTGCATTCAGCTCTGTATTACTCCACAAGCTTGCTCTGCAACTTGCATTCTAGTCTGAGACAGTCTTCATCAAAGTTGGAAAATGATATTAAACTAACCATGTATCTAGAGAGTCTCTATAAGTATTTCACTCTTATCGACTCATGGTTGTGTAAGAATGATTTTTTTGATAGCGATGgagaatttattttgataca AACTAGTTCCACCCAAACATTGGAATATAGAACTAGTCCCTTGCTGAG TGCCAGAATTATATATGAGataaatgaaccaataaatgaAGAATTCAAGAAAGATGGCATAATCAAAATAATCTGTAGTAAGGTGTTGCATATCGCTAACAATATCAGACTTTTGtttcatttgagaaaatttgatttttacaacAGGTATACAG agaCCCTCCATCAAGAATTGATAAGAAGATTCCTGATAGAACTTTGTAAGTTCTTCAAATACAAAGACAATGATATTCTGAAGAATCTATCAGGAAATGATGAAACCCAAGGTCCAAGGATGTTGACACTGAAACATCCAATAATCAGCGCCAATAAATGTAAAACAGTTACAGACATGGACAAACTTGAAAATCTAGTTGATACAAATAATGGTTTTTTAATGAAAGCTTTTAAAGACTTCTTTTTCGTCAATAAAGAGAATGTTGAATGTAAACCAAAGATCATGACTCTATTTGAAAG AATAAGTAAAATAACCAAGGGACTTTTCCCTTTGAGAAATACAATAGAAAAGATTTTTTTGGATATACTAAAAGAAAGATACAGTGTATGTGGCTTGATGGTGAAGAATACACTTGTAGAGGATCATCATCTTGATAAGCTGTTTGAGTTTTTGAGAGCCCTGTTTCTATTCAGTGACGGctctatttttccattttttcagcAGTTCTTCAAAGAG ATggaatatctttccaaaaatCCTTGGCGATACATGAGGCTATCATCGAATCTAAAAGACTTGATATCTGAAAAGTATCCTTTGATATCATCTAATTGCGAAGTTACATTACAATCATCAAGTGAACTGTGTGAAGACCCATTGGATATTTGCAACCATTTGAACATAATGGTGTCGTTGAAATGGCCTCTAAGTGTGGTTGTAGCTGAGGAAGAGATAAAagtatataattcaatatttcatttcctCATCAAGCTGAAATGGGCCTTGCATACCTTGAATGGACTCGCCCTTAAAG atatttttggAGGCGTTTCCAAAAATTGTAGTAATCGTGTGAAGACTATCATGAGGAAATTATATGTACTTAGATTTAGATTGCTACAATTGTTGAATTTTATACACAACTACATTCTTTGTTTCTGTCTGATGAAATGTTTGAAACAGTTCGAGTTGGATTTTGAGAAATCGAATGATCTTGATTCAGTTATCAAATCACATTGTGATTTTGTTGAAGAGGTTGAGAAAATGGTGGTTATTCTAAATGATAAAAAGAACGAATACAATTTCAATTCG GTGCTCCATTGTgttaaaatcttgaaaatgttaTGGAATGATTTGGAAATGGCTTTAGACAgacaaattatttattcaacccaTATATTGTGTGAAAAATGTAAAACAAATATAGAGTCCAAAGTGAATAGAGAAtatctcttgaattattga
- the LOC123675871 gene encoding glycylpeptide N-tetradecanoyltransferase, with protein sequence MSENNDNDKSILDCSKNGLGEKITSPPQSKSSKRKNKSKKQENHKAENNLDENGIQEDVKMNKKDTNKIKKEVKAEDLKNLTGNDNTISIKDLRAAMEALTMAQKPAKTTEEALTKQFQFWKTQPVPQLDEEVTVSEAIESDKDPSEIRKEPYSLPDGFQWDTLNLQDPLVLKELYNLLNENYVEDDDAMFRFDYQPEFLQWALQPPGWKKEWLCGVRVVKSGRLVGFISAVPATLHIKESAKPMVEINFLCVHKKLRSKRVAPVLIREITRRVHLQGLFQAVYTAGIILPKPVTSCRYWHRSLNPKKLIDVKFSHLSRNMTLQRTLKLYKLPDTPRTPGFRKMTKKDLVPAHKLLSEYLRKFSLAPEFSLEEFTHFFLPRPNIVDSFVVEREGKITDFVSYYTLPSTIMHHAVHKFLKAAYSFYNVSTVTPWVELMNDALISAKSLGFDVFNALDLMDNKEFLEPLKFGIGDGNLQYYLYNWKCPNLKPQELGLVLH encoded by the exons ATGTCGGAAAACAATGATAATGATAAATCAATTTTAGATTGTTCTAAAAATGGGTTGGGTGAGAAAATTACCAGTCCTCCACAAAGTAAAAG ttccaaaagaaaaaacaaatcaaaaaaacAAGAGAATCACAAAGCAGAAAATAATCTGGATGAGAATGGAATACAAGAGGATGTTAAAATGAATAAGAAGGACACTAATAAAATTAAGAAAGAAGTAAAAGctgaagatttgaagaatctaACTGGAAATGATAATACAATCTCTATCAAGGACTTGAGAGCTGCTATGGAAGCTCTCACGATGGCACAGAAACCTGCTAAAACCACTGAAGAGGCTTTGACAAAACAATTTCAGTTTTGGAAAACGCAGCCTGTACCACAACTAG ATGAAGAAGTCACTGTAAGTGAAGCTATTGAATCAGATAAGGACCCTTCTGAAATAAGGAAAGAACCATATAGTTTACCAGATGGTTTCCAATGGGATACATTGAATCTTCAGGATCCTCTAGTATTAAAGGAACTTTATAATTTATTAAATGAGAATTATGTGGAAGATGATGATGCCATGTTCAGATTCGATTACCAGCCAGAATTTTTACAATG GGCACTTCAACCCCCTGGTTGGAAAAAAGAGTGGTTATGTGGTGTTAGGGTAGTAAAGAGTGGCAGACTGGTTGGATTCATTTCTGCAGTACCAGCAACGCTGCATATCAAAGAATC TGCAAAGCCAATGGTGGAAATAAATTTCCTTTGTGTACACAAGAAGCTGCGATCAAAACGTGTAGCGCCTGTGCTAATTCGTGAAATCACTAGAAGAGTCCATCTTCAAGGCCTCTTTCAAGCAGTCTACACTGCAGGAATAATTCTGCCTAAACCAGTTACTTCATGTCGTTACTGGCACCGATCACTCAATCCCAAGAAGCTGATTGATGTAAAGTTTTCCCATCTTTCACGCAACATGACCCTGCAGAGGACTCTAAAACTGTACAAGCTGCCTGATACACCAAGAACTCCTGGTTTCAGAAAGATGACCAAAAAAGATCTTGTTCCAGCTCATAAATTGCTTAGTGAG TATCTAAGAAAATTCAGCTTGGCTCCTGAATTCTCCCTAGAAGAATTCACCCATTTCTTCTTACCACGCCCCAACATCGTTGACAGCTTTGTGGTAGAAAGAGAAGGAAAAATCACAGACTTTGTGAGTTACTACACCCTACCATCCACTATTATGCACCATGCAGTTCACAAGTTCTTGAAAGCGGCTTACTCCTTCTACAATGTGTCCACTGTAACTCCTTGGGTAGAACTGATGAATGACGCTCTCATTTCTGCAAAATCCCTTGGCTTCGATGTCTTCAATGCCTTGGACTTAATGGACAACAAGGAGTTTCTTGAGCCCCTCAAGTTTGGTATAGGTGATGGCAACTTACAGTACTATTTGTATAATTGGAAATGCCCGAACCTGAAACCTCAAGAGTTGGGACTGGTTTTGCACTGA